The following are encoded in a window of Hippoglossus stenolepis isolate QCI-W04-F060 chromosome 10, HSTE1.2, whole genome shotgun sequence genomic DNA:
- the calm1a gene encoding calmodulin-1a has product MADQLTEEQIAEFKEAFSLFDKDGDGTITTKELGTVMRSLGQNPTEAELQDMINEVDADGNGTIDFPEFLTMMARKMKDTDSEEEIREAFRVFDKDGNGYISAAELRHVMTNLGEKLTDEEVDEMIREADIDGDGQVNYEEFVQMMTAK; this is encoded by the exons ATG gcTGACCAACTAACAGAGGAGCAGATTGCAG AGTTCAAGGAGGCCTTCTCCCTGTTTGACAAGGACGGAGATGGTACCATCACCACTAAGGAGCTAGGCACAGTCATGAGGTCACTGGGTCAAAACCCAACTGAGGCTGAACTCCAGGACATGATCAATGAGGTGGACGCAGATG GTAACGGGACCATTGATTTCCCTGAGTTCCTGACGATGATGGCGAGGAAGATGAAGGACActgacagtgaggaggagatCAGGGAGGCATTCAGGGTCTTCGATaag gatggCAATGGTTACATTAGTGCGGCAGAGCTGCGTCACGTAATGACCAACCTGGGAGAGAAGCTGACAGACGAGGAAGTAGACGAGATGATCAGAGAAGCCGACATTGATGGAGACGGACAGGTCAACTATGAAG aATTTGTTCAGATGATGACCGCCAAATGA